The DNA segment GCTCTTTTTTTCCGCATTTTTTCGTTTGCACAAGCGAAGCGACATCGAGAAAAAGTTTTTATTTGTCACTACCGACGCCGTGGACCTGGTGAGCTTTTCTATCGTCGGGGCGATCGTGGCGTTGCAGTTTGGCTACAACGTTTTCGGCGTCGTGCTGCTCGCGCTTTGCAACGGCGTGGGCGGAGGTATGATGCGCGACGTGCTGTTTAACGAAATCCCCTGGTGCCTAAAAACCGGGCTTTACGCGACGGTGAGCATCGTCGTGGGGCTGCTGTATTTCGCGATGGACTATGCGGGGCTCACGAACGTATTTTGGGTGATGGGGCTTTTCGCGTTTGGCGTCGTGTTTAGGCTGGCAGCGTATTATCTAGGCTGGAGCTTGCCGAAGCTGCAGAAGTGAAATTTGCTCTATTTCGCAGTCGCAACGGCGCTTGAAATTTGAGAAATCGACCGCATTTACTTAGATAGCAAAAACAGCTAAATAGCGCGTAAAATTTGAAAATTTAACACCGCTTTCGTCTGGGGGCGGTAAAATTCGTTAATTTAAGATTTTAGATGAAGCGTATATCTAACGCCCCAAATTTGCGGTATTTTTTACCTGCCCGCTAAAAATATTTTTCATCCGTTGGCTTTTGTGCGGTGAAAATTATTCGCTGTTTTTGTTTATCGGCCGCGTAAAATTTGAAAATTTAACGCCGCTTTCGCTTGGGGGCGGTAAAATTCGTTAATTTAAATTTGAGATTTTTAATAGACCGGCTAAAATTTCATTTTACGACTCGAGCGGCGAAATTTAACGTCCCAAATTTTTAAATAAATTTACGCTTTACGGCGGGGCGTTTTTGATATTATCGTCGTATTTGACCCGCTGCGGCGGCCGCGGCGGAAAATATTTTGCCGGATTCGTCATCAAAACGAGGGCTTGCATCAGTTTTTTGCCGAGCGGGAACGACCGCGCGCTTTGACTTCATCTTGAGGCAAGGGGTGCGCATTGGTTTATTTACGGCGATTTTGTAAATTTTACGGTTGATACGGATAAATTTTAAGTTAAATTTGAAAGGCTTAATCCGCTTTTTGCAGTATCGCCGCGGCGATCGCAAAGCCGCCGTCGTGGCTGATGGTGATTTGCGCGTCTTTTAGGTTAAAATTTTTGATGATTTTTTCTGAAAATTTTACTTTTGGCGCATTTTTGTCGTCTTTGTAAATTTGAGCGTCAAAGAACGAAAACTCCGCCGAGATCCCGCAGCCAAGAGCCTTGCTGATAGCCTCCTTAGCCGCGAAAAATCCCGCGATCGTAGCGTCCGTTTTTGCGATCTTTATCTCGTCATCGCTCAAAAAATATCTCAAAAACTCCTCGCCTCGCCGCTGTTTGAGCTTTGAGATACGCGAGATCGCTACGATGTCTATGCCGATCATTGCACCACAAAGTCGGTAAAGTAAATGTTTTTTATATGGCCGTCGGCTAAAACCTCGTTTAGACGATCGACTATCTCGTCTTTTAGGCGATTTTTGCCTTTTTGAGTGCTGACTTCTTCATATGTTTTAGACGAGAGCGTCGATACGATGATATCCCTGACAAGCGGCTTTTTCTTGTCTATTTCGGACGTGAGCGACTCGGCGCTAAGCTCTAAATCGACCTTTGTTTTTAGGTATCTCGAGCCGCTATCGCTAAGTAAATTTACTATAAACTGATCTAGCGGATAAATCGGCCCCATATTGATGTAGTCGCTCGAGCGCTTGCCCATCGTGTTTTTGGACATCGGAGTTTGGACTTGTTCGGTTTGCGAATGCATCGCTTGAGCCTGCATAGCATCGTCATTACCGCTCATTAGCAAAAACGCAAGCAACCCCCCGACCACCAAAAGCAATATCAAAATAACGATAATTATGATTAGAACTAAGCTGCCGCCTTTTTTACCTTGTGCCTCTTCAGCCATCTGCTCTCCTTAAAATTTTAGATATAATTATATCTTAAATTTTTGAAAAACGAGAAAGCAATGATACATAAAACTAACGCAGCGAGGTTTCTGGACGGCAAAAATACCCCTTACGAACTGGTAGAATACGAAGCGGATGAGAGCGATCTCGGCGCCGTTCACGTGGCTGCCGTTTGCGGCGAAGAGATAGAAAAGATATATAAAACCATCGTCTGCGAATGTGAGCCCAAAGGCTATATCGTAGTGTGCATACAGGGCGATCTGAGCTTAAATTTAAAGGCTTTGGCCAGACTTAGCGGACACGAAAAATGCGAGCTTTTAAACTTAAAAAAACTTGAAAAAGTGACAGGCTACATCAGAGGCGGTTGCTCGCCGATAGCTATGAAAAAAGCCTACGAGACCTTTTTTGACGAGAGAATTTTGAAGCAGGAGTATGTCTATGTGAGCGCGGGCGTGCGCGGAAAACAGATCAAGATAGCGCCCCGAAGTCTGATAGAGGTTACCCAAGCAAAGCTCGGCGACGTCGCCGTTTAGCGAAATTTAACCCAAAAATGTTAAAATACGCCGTCTTAAAATAAAATAAATTTAAAAAGGTAAAATTTGTGATAGATGAAATTTTTAGAGAATACGATATACGCGGGGTTTTTGAGCGCGATCTAAACGAAGCTAGCGTCAAGGCGATCGGGCTAAATTTAGGGCGCGAGATGCTGCGCAGAGGCGCTAAAAACGTTAGCGTCGGCTTTGATGCGAGACTAAGCGCGGGAGAGATTTTCAACCGGCTGGTTAGCGGGCTAAATTTATCCGGGATCAAAGTCTATGATATCGGCTTGCTGCCGACGCCGATCGGGTATTTTAGCGTGTTTGCGGATAAATTTGACGCAAATATAATGATAACGGGCTCTCATAATCCAAAAGAATACAACGGCTTTAAAATCACGATTTTTAAGGATAGCTACTTCGGCGAGGATTTGCAAAAGCTAAAAACCGCCGTACTGGATGATATCGCGGCAAAAACGCAAATCCCCGATGATTTTAGGGCCGAAAAATTCGACGTCGCGACGCCTTATAAAAATTTCCTCATAGAGCAGTTTGCGCATTTAAAAGCCTTACCGCTTAAAATCGTCATCGACTGCGCAAACGGAGCGGTCGGCGCGGTGCTACCTGAAATTTGCGAGGCGTTAAAATTAAACGCTCAAATTTTATATCCCCGACCCGACGGCAACTTCCCAAACCATCACCCCGACCCTAGCGAGGAGAAAAATTTAAGCGATTTAAAAGCCGCGCTAAAGGGCGAATTCGACATTGGATTTGGTTTTGACGGCGACGGAGATCGCATCGCGGTGCTCACCAAAAAACGCAATATCAAAGGCGACGAGCTAGCCTACCTATATAGCCTCGCGATGAAAAATCCGCGCGTGCTGGGCGAGGTCAAATGCTCGCAAAATATGTATGACGAGATCGACGCTCACGGCGGCAAAAGCTTTATGGGCAAGACCGGCCACAGCAATATCAAAAAGGCGATGAAGGAGCTAAATATCGATATGGCGGCCGAGGTGAGCGGGCATATTTTCTTTAAGGAGCGGTATTTCGGCTTTGACGATGCGATCTACGCGATGTTTCGCGCGCTAGAGCTGGTTGCAAAGGGCTTTAGCCTAGATGGCGAGCTGGGTAAGCTGCCAAAGGTCTTTAGCACCGATGAAATCAAGGTAAAAACGACCGATACGCAAAAATTTAAGCTGGTGGCAAAGCTAAAAGAGGTTTTGGTTGAAATTTACGAAAAAGGCGACGCGCAAAATTTGCTAGCAGGCCTGGGTAAGATAGCCCAGATCATCGACATAGACGGCGTTAGAGTGAAGTTTGAGGACGGCAGCTGGGCGCTAGTGCGAGCCTCAAACACGACGCCCGTTATCGTCACGAGATTTGAAACCAAGGATCAAAATTTGCTTGCAAGACTCCAAGAAACCTTTTTAAATTTGGTCGAAAATTTAAAGCAAAAGGCGTAAAAATGACAAATGTTATACTCTGCGGAGGTTCGGGCACTAGGCTTTGGCCGCTATCTCGCACGCTGATGCCAAAACAGTTTATCAGGCTTTTTAACGCCAAATCGCTCTTTGATCTCACGCTTAGACGCAACGTCCATGCGCAAAAAACGATCATCGTTTGCAACGAGGCGCACTATTTTTTGGCGCTTGACGAGTGCGGAGGCAAAAAAATAGATAAATTTATCCTCGAGCCTTTCGGCAAAAACACCGCCGCAGCGATCACTTTTGCCGCGCTTTGCTGCGACGAGGACGAGATTTTGCTCATCACTCCGAGCGATCATTTGATCGAGGACGAGGCTGAATACAAAAAGGCTCTTTTGATCGCGCAAAGCTATGCAAATCAGGATTTTTTGGTGACGTTTGGCATAAAGCCCAGCGAGCCAAATACCGGCTACGGCTACATCAAGGCCGATAAAAACGGCGATGTGGAGCGATTTATAGAAAAGCCCAACCTCGAAACGGCGGTTAAATTTATAAAAGAGGGCGAGTATTATTTTAACAGCGGGATGTTTTGCTTTAAGGCGGGCGTGTTTTTAAACGAGATGAAAAAATATGCACCAAGCATCGTAAAAGACGTGACAGCGGCGATAGAGGGCTCGGTAAATGAGCTCAATCTGCTAAAAATAAGTCCGAATTTTATGGATAAGATCGAGGACATCAGCATCGACTACGCGCTGATGCAAAAAAGCCTAAATATCAAAATGGTACCGCTGGATGCCGGTTGGAGCGATATGGGCAGCTTTGACGAGCTTAGTAAAAAGATGAAAAGCGACGGCGAACCGCTGCAAATAGACGCTAGTGAAAATTTCGTCATCGCAAAAAAGCCGACCGCGCTCGTGGATGTGCAAAATTTGCTCGTCGTCGATACCGAAGATGCGCTTTTGATCGCTAAAAAAGGCAGCTCGCAAAAAGTGAAAGAGGTTTATAAACATTTTTCAAACTCTTTGCCCGAAATTTGCGAGGCGCACACGAGCGTATATCGTCCGTGGGGCAGCTACGAGGTGTTGGGCGAGGGCAACGGCTATAAGATGAAAAAGATAATAGTAAAACCCGGCAAGAGGCTGAGCCTGCAAAAGCATTTCAAACGAAACGAGCATTGGATAGTCGTCGAGGGCGAAGCGCTGGTAACGATAGATAGCGATAAAACGCCGCTAAAGCAAAATGAGTCCATTTATATAAAAAAAGAGCAAACTCACCGTCTCGAAAATACTGCAAATACCGATCTCATCGTCATCGAAGTGCAAACCGGCGAATATCTGGGCGAGGATGATATCGTGCGCATCAGTGACGATTATGATAGAAAATAACAGGCGTCGCGGATGAAAAAAGCCCTGGTTTGCGATTGGCTGGAAACCTATGCCGGAGCCGAGCGCTGCGTGCAGAGCTTTACGGATATTTGGGATGATTTTGAGATTTTTAGCCTCGTAGATCACCTTAAATTTGACGATAGGCAAAAGATTTTAAAGGGCAAATTCGCTCACGTTAGCTTTATACAAAATTTACCTTTCGCTAAGAGCAAATTTAGAAGCTATCTGCCGCTTTTTCCGCTGGCGATCGAGCGGTTTGATCTGAGCGAATTCGACCTTGTGCTATCTAGCTCGCATGCCGTGGCAAAGGGCGCGCTGACGCACTCGCGCCAACTTCACGTAAGCTACGTCCACACGCCGATGCGCTACGCTTGGGATATGTATTTTGACTATCTGCGTCAAAGCGGACTAGAGCGCGGGCTAAAATCGATGCTCGTTAGATATTTTTTGCATAAAATTCGCCTTTGGGACGTCGCCGCGGCAAACAGAGCCGACGTTTACGTCGCAAACTCAAATTTTATCGCGCGCCGCATACGTAAAATTTACGGCAAGGACGCAGCCGTGATCTACCCGCCCGTCGATACCGCGAATTTTAAATTTAATGAAAACAAAGAGGATTTTTACGTTACGGTCTCAAGGATGGTGCCTTATAAAAAGATCGACTTAATCGTGCGCGCCTTTAACGAAAACGGCAAAAAGCTAGTCGTGGTAGGGGACGGCGAGCAGATGAGGGAAATCAAAAATATCGCAAAAAGCAACGTCGAAATTTTGGGTTTTCAGGGCGCGCGCGAAACCGCGGAGCTGATGGGCAAGGCAAAAGCCTTCGTCTTTGCGGCCGTGGAGGACTTTGGCATCGCGCCGGTGGAGGCTCAGGCCTGTGGGACGCCCGTCGTCTGCCTAGGCGAGGGCGGAGCGAAAGAGAGCGTGATAGAGGGCGTTACGGGCGTTTATTTTAGCGAGCAAAACGAAGCTAGCCTAAACGAAGCGGTGACGAAATTTGAAAAAACGAGCGATAAATTCGATCCGCAAGCGATCAGGCAAAACGCGCTAAAATTTTCAAAAGAGCGCTTCGAGCGAGAGATAAAGCGGCTCGTAGAGGATAGCTACGAGAAATTTTTAGGAGGCGAGCTGTGAATCTGCGCTCTAAAATTTTGCTAAAAGCCGTGACCGACTACGCTATCGTCATTGCGGCCGCTCCTTTTTGGCTCGCGGTCGTAATGGTCGTGGCGGCCGTCATAAAGATAAACGAGCCCGGTGAGAGCGTATTTTTCAAACAAAAGCGCATAGGGCGATTCGGCAGGCCGTTTAACTGCTATAAATTTAGATCGATGCATAAAAATTGGCGTAAAATTTTAGACGACTATCTCGAGCGAAATCCCGCAGAAGTCCGACATTTCGCCAAATTTCACAAATACGAATTCGATCCGCGCATAACAAAAGTCGGCGGCTTTATCAGACGCACCTCGCTTGACGAATTGCCTCAGCTTTTTAACGTCCTTAGGCTCGAGATGAGCCTAGTCGGGCCGCGCCCGTATATGTTTTACGAAAAAAGACAAATCGGCAAAAATTTGGGCAAGATAACGAGAGTGCGACCGGGGCTTACCGGGCTTTGGCAGGTGAGCGGCAGAAATGAAATTTCATTTGACGACCGTGTTCAAATCGACTGCAAATACGTAGAAAATTTATCCGTTTGGGGCGATATCAAGATACTTTTTAAAACGATCGGCATCGTTTTAAATGGATAGTTTGTATAAAATTTAATCAAATTTGGGTAGAATATAGATAAAAATTTTAGGTTAATTATTGATAAGAAATGAAATAATAAATATTTATCAACTCGTAAAATTTGATCTAAAAAGCAGATACGCGAAAACGGGACTCGGTCAAATTTGGTATATCGTTTCGCCCGTTGTGATGCTTTTTATATACACCGTTATATTCTCCGATTTTATGAGCGCTAGGCTTGGTATCAGCGATCAGGCTTACTCTTACAGCATATACTTGATACCGGGGCTTTTTGCGTTTTCGGCTTTTAGTAGTGCGTTGGCTATAATGATAGAAACGCCCTTTGCAAAAGCCGGCATACTAAAAAAAGTAAGCACCCCGCTTTATGCGTTCGAGCTTAGCCCGCTCATCATCCAGTATATAATATTTGCGTTTTCTATGTTTATCGGCATTCTGTTTTTAGCTGCGGTCAAGGGGCTTAGCTTAAATTTGCTATTTCTCATTCCGCTTATGGCGCTTCAGTTTGTTTTTACCTTCGGGCTAGGGCTTTTATTTTCCGTGTTTTCGGTATTTTTTAGAGATATCAAAGAGGTCGTTCCGATAGTTTTACAGCTACTTTTTTGGGCCACGCCGATAGTCTATCCAGCCGAGATTATGGAAAAAAAGGCGCCTATTTTGCTTGATATAAATCCGCTTTATTATTTTATAAAACCGTATCAAAATATATTTTTATTTGACGAGTTTAAAATTTCGGATTTTATCGCTCCGTTTTTTGCGGCATCGGTTGCTTTTTTGCTGGGATTTTACTTTTATAAAAAGCTTATAAGCGCCGTTAAGGACGTCTTGTGAGCGTAGTTTTAAGCGTAAAAAATATAAGCAAGGAATTTAAAGTTTATGAACGTGAAAGCGACCGCTTAAAAGAGATATTTTTCGGTAAAAAATCTCACAAAAGCTTTTTTGCGAACCGCGACATCGGCTTTGATCTAAGAAGCGGCGAGAGCCTGGGCATCATCGGGCTTAACGGCGCAGGCAAATCTACGCTTTTAAAGATAATCAGCGGCGTTTTGACGCCAAGCTCGGGCACGGTCGAGAAAACGGGCAAAATCGCCGCGATTTTGGAGCTTGGAGCAGGCTTTAACTACGATCTAAACGGCATAGAAAATATCTATTTTAACGGCTATTTGCTCGGTATGGATAGAGCCTATATCGATGCGAATTTGCAAAACATCATCGAATTTAGCGAGCTAAAAGATTTTATAAATTTGCCCATAAGCACATACTCCTCCGGTATGGTCGTGCGGCTTGCTTTTTCCATCGCTATTTTTTCGGACGCGTCCATATTTATCATCGACGAGGCGCTGTCCGTGGGCGACGCGCACTTCTCGCAAAAATGCGTCAAAAAGCTAAAAGAGATAAAGCAGCTGGGCAAAAGCGTGATCTTCGTCTCGCACGATCTAAACGCGCTTAAATTGCTTTGCGACCGTATAATACTTTTAAAAACGGGCAGGATAGTCCAGGACGGCAATCCTTCCGACGTGCTCGATACTT comes from the Campylobacter rectus genome and includes:
- a CDS encoding trimeric intracellular cation channel family protein; protein product: MNALLVAEYIGIASAATSGFIFAVKRDCDWLGIFIASLLTALGGGFMRDAIVSRPPYSFTNYAPGVIVMAMLFFSAFFRLHKRSDIEKKFLFVTTDAVDLVSFSIVGAIVALQFGYNVFGVVLLALCNGVGGGMMRDVLFNEIPWCLKTGLYATVSIVVGLLYFAMDYAGLTNVFWVMGLFAFGVVFRLAAYYLGWSLPKLQK
- the acpS gene encoding holo-ACP synthase, which gives rise to MIGIDIVAISRISKLKQRRGEEFLRYFLSDDEIKIAKTDATIAGFFAAKEAISKALGCGISAEFSFFDAQIYKDDKNAPKVKFSEKIIKNFNLKDAQITISHDGGFAIAAAILQKAD
- a CDS encoding ABC transporter ATP-binding protein, with translation MSVVLSVKNISKEFKVYERESDRLKEIFFGKKSHKSFFANRDIGFDLRSGESLGIIGLNGAGKSTLLKIISGVLTPSSGTVEKTGKIAAILELGAGFNYDLNGIENIYFNGYLLGMDRAYIDANLQNIIEFSELKDFINLPISTYSSGMVVRLAFSIAIFSDASIFIIDEALSVGDAHFSQKCVKKLKEIKQLGKSVIFVSHDLNALKLLCDRIILLKTGRIVQDGNPSDVLDTYNYLISEISKEDEEIKISENNYGTKEVEILEISMQKDSVQTATVSCGDEVKFSVKLLSDLDSDNASIGILIKDKFGQDVYGTNTGLLGAKYAFKKGEIYNVDFKVRLNIGVGLYTLTVAVHPDETHINECYHWIDNALNFEVISGEKKEFVGLCRLEPIVEIKNER
- a CDS encoding mannose-1-phosphate guanylyltransferase/mannose-6-phosphate isomerase, producing MTNVILCGGSGTRLWPLSRTLMPKQFIRLFNAKSLFDLTLRRNVHAQKTIIVCNEAHYFLALDECGGKKIDKFILEPFGKNTAAAITFAALCCDEDEILLITPSDHLIEDEAEYKKALLIAQSYANQDFLVTFGIKPSEPNTGYGYIKADKNGDVERFIEKPNLETAVKFIKEGEYYFNSGMFCFKAGVFLNEMKKYAPSIVKDVTAAIEGSVNELNLLKISPNFMDKIEDISIDYALMQKSLNIKMVPLDAGWSDMGSFDELSKKMKSDGEPLQIDASENFVIAKKPTALVDVQNLLVVDTEDALLIAKKGSSQKVKEVYKHFSNSLPEICEAHTSVYRPWGSYEVLGEGNGYKMKKIIVKPGKRLSLQKHFKRNEHWIVVEGEALVTIDSDKTPLKQNESIYIKKEQTHRLENTANTDLIVIEVQTGEYLGEDDIVRISDDYDRK
- a CDS encoding phosphomannomutase/phosphoglucomutase; this translates as MIDEIFREYDIRGVFERDLNEASVKAIGLNLGREMLRRGAKNVSVGFDARLSAGEIFNRLVSGLNLSGIKVYDIGLLPTPIGYFSVFADKFDANIMITGSHNPKEYNGFKITIFKDSYFGEDLQKLKTAVLDDIAAKTQIPDDFRAEKFDVATPYKNFLIEQFAHLKALPLKIVIDCANGAVGAVLPEICEALKLNAQILYPRPDGNFPNHHPDPSEEKNLSDLKAALKGEFDIGFGFDGDGDRIAVLTKKRNIKGDELAYLYSLAMKNPRVLGEVKCSQNMYDEIDAHGGKSFMGKTGHSNIKKAMKELNIDMAAEVSGHIFFKERYFGFDDAIYAMFRALELVAKGFSLDGELGKLPKVFSTDEIKVKTTDTQKFKLVAKLKEVLVEIYEKGDAQNLLAGLGKIAQIIDIDGVRVKFEDGSWALVRASNTTPVIVTRFETKDQNLLARLQETFLNLVENLKQKA
- a CDS encoding ABC transporter permease — translated: MIRNEIINIYQLVKFDLKSRYAKTGLGQIWYIVSPVVMLFIYTVIFSDFMSARLGISDQAYSYSIYLIPGLFAFSAFSSALAIMIETPFAKAGILKKVSTPLYAFELSPLIIQYIIFAFSMFIGILFLAAVKGLSLNLLFLIPLMALQFVFTFGLGLLFSVFSVFFRDIKEVVPIVLQLLFWATPIVYPAEIMEKKAPILLDINPLYYFIKPYQNIFLFDEFKISDFIAPFFAASVAFLLGFYFYKKLISAVKDVL
- a CDS encoding glycosyltransferase family 4 protein, producing the protein MKKALVCDWLETYAGAERCVQSFTDIWDDFEIFSLVDHLKFDDRQKILKGKFAHVSFIQNLPFAKSKFRSYLPLFPLAIERFDLSEFDLVLSSSHAVAKGALTHSRQLHVSYVHTPMRYAWDMYFDYLRQSGLERGLKSMLVRYFLHKIRLWDVAAANRADVYVANSNFIARRIRKIYGKDAAVIYPPVDTANFKFNENKEDFYVTVSRMVPYKKIDLIVRAFNENGKKLVVVGDGEQMREIKNIAKSNVEILGFQGARETAELMGKAKAFVFAAVEDFGIAPVEAQACGTPVVCLGEGGAKESVIEGVTGVYFSEQNEASLNEAVTKFEKTSDKFDPQAIRQNALKFSKERFEREIKRLVEDSYEKFLGGEL
- the fliL gene encoding flagellar basal body-associated protein FliL; the encoded protein is MAEEAQGKKGGSLVLIIIIVILILLLVVGGLLAFLLMSGNDDAMQAQAMHSQTEQVQTPMSKNTMGKRSSDYINMGPIYPLDQFIVNLLSDSGSRYLKTKVDLELSAESLTSEIDKKKPLVRDIIVSTLSSKTYEEVSTQKGKNRLKDEIVDRLNEVLADGHIKNIYFTDFVVQ
- a CDS encoding sugar transferase, giving the protein MNLRSKILLKAVTDYAIVIAAAPFWLAVVMVVAAVIKINEPGESVFFKQKRIGRFGRPFNCYKFRSMHKNWRKILDDYLERNPAEVRHFAKFHKYEFDPRITKVGGFIRRTSLDELPQLFNVLRLEMSLVGPRPYMFYEKRQIGKNLGKITRVRPGLTGLWQVSGRNEISFDDRVQIDCKYVENLSVWGDIKILFKTIGIVLNG
- the ybaK gene encoding Cys-tRNA(Pro) deacylase is translated as MIHKTNAARFLDGKNTPYELVEYEADESDLGAVHVAAVCGEEIEKIYKTIVCECEPKGYIVVCIQGDLSLNLKALARLSGHEKCELLNLKKLEKVTGYIRGGCSPIAMKKAYETFFDERILKQEYVYVSAGVRGKQIKIAPRSLIEVTQAKLGDVAV